Genomic DNA from Plectropomus leopardus isolate mb unplaced genomic scaffold, YSFRI_Pleo_2.0 unplaced_scaffold29116, whole genome shotgun sequence:
AacgaatgtcctaaaatcctagaaacatgtatggggcctttgcaactggcccctggcctcctgtccttttacaaaagtggcccctagtTGAGCATCACTGGCTGACATCATATTGGGTCATTGCTGCAGACATAGAGACTGTACCTGAGGCGTTGGTGGTGCAGGCTGGACAGCACCATACCCAGCGCTAGGCCTGAGTGGAACTGGACAGCCTGGGAGTCGTCAGCGGTGGGGGAGCCCGGCAGGCTGGCCTGCAGCACTGACAGGACCTGAACCACACCGTCCCTCTGCCACACCACCAGCACCGGGACCAGCAGGGACAGGGCCACGCTGGCACAGGAGCGAGCTATGGCACTGGCTGTGTTCTCACCAGAGTAGGAAcgctgtgaggaggaggaggaggaggaggaggaggtggaggaggagagggagggggtcAGGTGTGTTTGATGTGTTCTCTAGCTGAAAATGTGTGCAGACTGACGGCAGccagatacacacacagcaggggaCTGATGACATTATGCATGAGTGAGGAGAAGgtgctgctgtgctgtgtttgaACGGTGTGATGGTATTCTCAGCACAGCAGTtagaaaacagcagagaaacaagGACACCTGCAGGAGCTGAAAGCTCAGTGCACGAGTTCACAGTTTTCTGGCGGCTGTTACTGTAgattaagacacaaaaacagaaagcagaaacCTGGTATGAAACGTACATGTAGGAACCATGGGAAGACTTGTCCTCTGGccttgtagctgctgctgctgatgctgagcAGGGTGTTGAGGACCATGGCCAACCAGCTGGCTGTGGGCACAAACTCTGGACCCGCCTACAGGGACAGGTCATCAAGGAAGACTTTACAGAGCTTTGTCATTCATACATCAACTTAACTCTTG
This window encodes:
- the LOC121938309 gene encoding focadhesin-like, producing the protein MQQKQGKENPEELQYKQHCAWLWARDQLTDVIKAATKDSPVVQGNSILALSGLAAVLAKYESNLPADSDGSLTAGPEFVPTASWLAMVLNTLLSISSSSYKARGQVFPWFLHRSYSGENTASAIARSCASVALSLLVPVLVVWQRDGVVQVLSVLQASLPGSPTADDSQAVQFHSGLALGMVLSSLHHQRL